The nucleotide window ACTGGGGTCGTGAGGGAAGGATTATGAACAAGATATATTTAAGATTGCCCGTAAAAGCTTGGATAGAATCCATTTAAACCTGATAGTTGctaaatagaaacaaaagaaCATGAAACCTGATTGTTATAAACAAATGCAATGTGCAGGAGTTGATAAAAAAGATCCCTCCATAAGCTAAATAGACTTTGTTTCAGCATTCCTTTGTGTCTTAAGTAATAATTTCTGTGATGAAAAAAGAGGTAACTCGAAGGACCAGGAGAGATAGAATAAACCCTCTCCTGTTTCTGCTAAGCTTTCCATCTCCAGggaaaggaaaagtggacataCTGAACTACTTATGCCCTAAGTATTGAAAACCTGGTTTACGCACTAAAATCATGATTCAACTGCATGAGTGAAATTCTAACCTCAAGATATCCAAAACAAAAAGACACGGTCTATGGTATTCATTGTTAAATTGCTATAAAGGTTATCTTCTTCCAGATAGTTTAATGGAAGAACCTTAGTTTGCTTAGCTCATAGAATGTGTTTCTTCCTCTCTTATCATACGAATATTATGAAGGAATTGAGATGCGTGCcctttatcatcatcatcactgATATTACTTCTTTGGTTATCTAGAGTCATTTGACATCTTGGTTTCAAACTCTTATCTGAATCTTATTAGTTTCTCCTGTATTTAAGGTGTCAAGTCGGTTTCTCGAGTAGTAGcttttctccaaaaaaaaaaaaactggtgattttcttttacttcCATCTATTCCTTTTTGAATGGGGAACTTACAAGCAATGGACATACACTTGCTCAGAGTAATCTACACACCCAGAATTATGGGCACACTCTAGGGGCTCATTGTAGTTTGTTACGTTTCTTTGCAACAAATATAAAATGGTTGTCTATGAGAGAAGTAATTAGTTTGCTTCTGAGAAATGGTAAGAGCATCTCAAGGGCTGTATCTTGTCTTCCTATCACATATCCAGTTTCCTTATTATATTAACCTTGTGCAATTCTTATTTTGCAGTATTTGTAGAGTAAAATGAGTGCCTTGGATGCAGCCAGAGCAGAACTTGCGCTTGCAGTCTTGTACTTAAACAAAGCAGAGGCAAGAGACAAGATATGCAGGGCAATACAGTATGGTTCAAAATTCCTGAGTAATGGAGAGCCTGGCACTGCTCAAAATGTTGACAAATCAACTAGCTTAGCAAGGAAAGTATTCCGTCTTTTCAAGGTTAGGTTACAGTGCAATATTGCATATTCATATTAAGGGATTTTCTTTATTCAAACAGTGGTACGTACTATATAATAGCGTttattttcaccattagctATTATGATTTTGAGTCTCGTGTCCTTTACTGCTACAGTTTATCAATGATCTGCATGGGCTTATTAGTCCACCTGCCCCAGGAACCCCACTTCCACTCATCTTGCTGGGGAAGGTAAACACCGACTCTCTCTTCTTGTGATCTCTTTTTAATTCTCGTGTTACCTGTCTAACAGTGCTGGTGATTTCAGTCTAAAAATGCATTGCTATCAACTTTCTTGTTTCTGGATCAATTTGTGTGGCTTGGAAGGACAGGCATTTACAAGGTATTAAATCTTTTATATTACGTAGTCGTTCCGTTTCTATAGAGATGAGACAATGAAGGGAAAATGTCCTaaaattcttgtttttttttacacaGAACAAAGAACGCACCGAGTTACTTGGCAGGATCTCTCTCTTTTGTTGGATGGGTTCTTCGATATGTACTACATTAGTGGAGGTTACTTCTCATCTTACTATTCAGCATGTGAAATTAGTGCTTGATCATTGTTCCTAGTGTTTGCTTTTATGCCAATAGATTGTCTCACAGTTTGTTACCCCAGATTGGGGAGATTGGAAGACTTTCTGCATCAATGAAAAAACTGGAGAAGGAACTCAAGAATAGCGACAAATACAAGGTTTGTCAATTCCAAGCAATCATGCATTATGGTTATTTGGTAGCACTGTGGAGTTTTGCTTTTAAGATTATTCTACATTAGTAATATTTGGTGGATTTTGCATTGTAGAATGAGCAATACCGGATTAAGCTTCAGAAGTCAAATGAGAGGTCTCTAGCCCTGATTAAAGCAGGCATTGATATAGTAGTTGCTGTCGGATTGCTCCAATTGGCACCTAAGAAAGTCACTCCTCGCGTAACAGGAGCCTTTGGATTTGTTAGCTCCTTGATATCATGTTATCAGGTACATGTTATCAGAACTTTTTTATGCCTTAGATTAACCTAACTTCAAGAAAGTCTTTCATCAAAACTTCTAGTGCCAGTGTATTGAGATGTCTTATTTTCCTTGTGCAGTTGCTCCCAGCACCGCCAAAGGCCAAGACATCGTGAAAGGCTCTAATGCTGTTGATGAATTCCAAATACCactagaataattatttatgctATGCATACTGCTTATGAGGTCTCAGCAGTTTGTCTACATGTTACAGTATTTCACCTTGTTTACTGCATCTTTCATTTTGGTACAGAACTTTAATAATGACATGATGTGTCTTAGATTCACTACATTTTAATGGTATGGCATTTCAAGGCCAGCTATTGTACTGCAAGAAGATTTCTAGATCGTAGTCAACAGTAAATCCAAGTGTCTTAAGTGTCTAGGAGTGAGAAACTCTCAGATAGTGGACTAGATTTGTATTTAGACAGAAGTTACAAGAGGCCGAATGCCAATTCCCCTTTCAAGAGAATAAAGTTCGACAtgatttgtattaaaaataagaaacacATTCTCCTGAGGTAAGTGTATTGACTCCATGGATCTAGTGTAacctaaaagaaaattaaagcgCATAGTTTCGAAATGGTGCTTAATTAGGTCGTGCATTTTAGGCCAGCTTAGTTCTCTTATTCATCGGTCAATTGCAAGGGCTTATCTCAAGGAGGGACAAGGGAAAATGTAATTGTCCGGTTTGCTCCCTCGATGCATTCCCTTCTCTTCCCTATTTTGTACCATATATAGTAAGAGAGAGCGCAAAGTCTCATCTGAACTAGAAAACCAAAGTTACTTTGGAAGCATAATTCCTTTGGTTAACATGTGTAAAATCTTGCAGAACTATGTAGTAACAAAACCATCTTAGAGAATGGAGGGTATTTACTTGGAAAGTGATGTAGAAAactaaatgaaaagaaaatcataacTTTAAGTTGCAAAGGGTGTTAGGAATGGAGGAATACATTTTCCAGAAGAAACTTCACGTCTCACTATCCATTACTTTGTAAAATGTTAAAAACTATTTCAAGTTAACTATCAGACAAGGTtctctttcatatcaaaacacaccaaaaaaaaatttggtccaTTTAATTGCCTTCATCATTCCGCTGCATAGGTCCAAAGCCCAGCAGGTAATTCCAAGCACTACTTTGTTGGGATGTTTTTGGAATCTTGGATGAATCCTATTAGACAAGCTTTGCAACATGGACTAAAGAAACCCTCTCTTGTACTCGAGCACAAAGTCTCCAGACAGTTCGATGTTCTGTACACCAAAGGCAGGACTGAGTGGTCGTCCTCTCACTTTCACATAGTTAATGCTGCACATATGAATCAACAGTTTTCAGATCACATACGAAAGCAACAAGCACTGACATTTGATAAAACAAGTTAGTAACTTCTACGCTAGTATTCACAATTACACCACTTCTTATATCTGAAATAATCCTAGTTTCCAGTGAAAACTGTGTTTCCTTTTTCTGctttttgtgatattaaattcaagCAGGATTGAataatttccatttttcttgATGAACACCTAATTTATGCTTACCAGTGTTTCTTGAGATATTAATTACCTTGGAGTGATGATCAGGAgcactttttttattattattatttttcctccTAGTCTGTTTCATGTTTCCTAGATGATTGgaaatttttcttaaatcttACTCCATTCAGTAATTTGGGTTGTAAATAAACTGGGAAGTAGTGAATATTGATAGTCACTATGGAAAACAAAAAGTTCCTTCACAATGCCATACAGAAGAATGAGGGGAAATAGAAGAATGCATAGTATAACCAAAAAGGATGAGTCTTTCTTTTGTCTAAAAGAAAGATGTTGGTGAGTGGTAAACATGGACTTAGATAAGGAAAACTGGAAAAAGGAACATTTCGAGTATAGATCGATATTCGTTAGTATTAGAGGCAATTGAATATCCAAAGAAATTGCATTGTTCTCTAGTTTCTTTCAAAATTGTCCAACGAAGTTGCATTGTTCTCtagtttctttcaaaatttacaAATTTAGGCCTCATTTCTTGAATAAGAAATGTATGTTTTGAAGAGAAAATATGGGTTTCAATTTCTTTGACAAATGAAATTAGTTACTCGAGCCTAATCAGTAATACATAGACAAGACAGCAACAAAATCTTGCTAATGGATAAACCAATAAATACGAAACACATTCAAGACAGGAAAAAACTGAACACTAACCATATGTAAAACAAGTTGTCAATGTCACATCTCTGAGCTCTGCCCAACAGTTCAATCTGCAGATATCCACCAATACAAAGCACTGGTTTTGGTAACTTGAACTGCTGCAAGCGGTTTTCCTGACCATCAAAGTTTGATCTGTTAATTTTTCTATGCAAATTACTCTATGACACTCCTTTGAAAGGCCTGTAGATGATGTTTAACCTAGTTTACTATTTACTTTATGACAAGACTTAGATGCCTTGGCTCCTTATCAGTGGTGAACTCTTCCACAACTTCTTTTTATTGTTGGAACTGTTCCACCTACGACCAGAATAAACTTATATGTGCCTCCACCAGTAAAACCACAATTTAGTCAATAAGATCACCTGTGTTGGGAAAAGTAAAGTTAATAACTGCACCTGTCTCATCTGGAATTCTTCCGAGGTATATGTCCATATAAACTTGTCATCAGCAGGCTGTAGCTGGGGGAAGTGCAGAAGATAACTCTTTTCTCTTGAGGATTTGAGATGTCCTAATCGAAATCGAACAGATTTCGCGGAGTATATGGGCCTGCCTCGATGGAAATAAACTGATTTGCAAACATATTAGTAAAAGAGTGCCAAAAACTTTGGAAGTCTGATCATGAGTGGTCAAGAGGGCATCTAGTGCCACAAGGTGAAGATAAGAGAGAAAGAACAATCACCTTCAAAAGGTTGTAGGTTAATTTCAGAGATACAACAAAGATCAGCTTTCAATTTGTAAATTAGTGTCTCGGGAGCATTGGGATCACTGTGCCCTATACTAGACCAATATGAAGGCCCAATTCCATATCTGTCTGATGGAGCTAGAGTATTCACAATACCTTCAAATGGATAACGGTCCGTACTTGAAGCCCTGACTGCATGACCCATGCAATCACTTGAGCGTGAGTTTGATGTTTCAATATCTTGAAGAAGAGAAGCATAAACATTATGGTCTCTTTTTAGAGCCTCCCAACTGGAATTGCTAGACTCGACTTTTCTTTCTGCTACTCTCAAATCTGGTTCTGTTATACGTGTAATGCTAGAAAGCTGCGGAAACTTTCTCAGACACAGTTGCTTGGAAATTCCATTTGTAGCCACTGCAAACAAATAAGTAGACCTTCAACTCATTCATTCTCCCATATTCAAGAAGCAAAAAATGGcatccctaaatttcttgaataAATGCTCATTACAGCATCAGGTTTCTGTATGAAAGAAATTCTAAGAAATTGATGCCCCGTCAAAATGACAGGGGAAGTGATGAAATTGGAAGGCCGACAGACCAAGATACAGTCACTAAGTTCTCGACTTCAACATAAATTAGTTACACCACACACCAACcacagaaagaaaaaatgatatGCAAGTATAGTGTCTCCAACTAgtaatttatcaaataaaaaagagttatttacaaaatactacccccaattaattaattactggatacaaactcaaaagaaaatttacaaCATGCAAATGGACAAGCTACACTCAACTAGATAGATCAGGtgacatttgaggacaaacaaaaagGCCAAGTGTGCCATCACACAACTAGATTATACTTCTTGAGAGATCCATCAATATAGCAATCCAAAAAATGATGGTGTTCGTATCCATAGAGAAGTCAACTGTTTTTAGTTCTGAAGTAAACATATCAATGTTTCTAGAGAACTGGAAACCGGGATATAAGTAGTTTGAGATGGAAACAATGGAGCCTCAAGCAGGGGTATTCTTTCAGCTTTTGCAGAATTGCATTGTGTCCCCAAAAGATTCTTTCCCTTTTTACTTTCTCTTCCTGGAACAATCTTTTTCCTTCAACCGAAAAGAgaatctttatttaaaaaacatgttcagtaaaaaaaaattaatttcactatatgaaagttttgaaatgttttagACCTTTTGAGAAAGTTCTACACTTTTACCCCAAAACCACTCCTCGTAAAGCAACCCCAAAACCAATTCATAGAACCAAATCCCAACACTCACCAACCccaagaagaaaagaaaaagacaaaccaaatttttttttaatctgaaaGCCCTGTTGATCTAATGCAAAAAGGATTCAAATTCAAGGACTAATTAATTTGGTGTTCATGAAATATCTATCACAATTCTTCCTTACTTAGCCACTCAGGCATCAAGTCATTAAGAATCAGGAATTGTGGAAAAAAGGAAGATCTATGCGAAGtttctaaaatataaaagagaaaCAGGGACACAAGAAACGAAGGTATATTAGAGGTCTTCACAGCCAAGGTTGGAAACGTATTGCAGTATTTCAACTTGTATAAAAATTTCCGATGGTACTAGACATCATATTTGTAGATAGCAGGACAAACAAAAGGGATCAGGCAATTTGGTCAAGGTCTAACCTTACATTTTGAACCTCAAGAGGTTCTCTTATACAATGTTCTTGTCGCATGCATTAATTAATTTGCACCTggtattttgataaaaaatcaaagaaatttgATCATGATTGGTTGGCTGTACCCTTAAGAGGATTCTCCTTCCTTTTTCTAGGCTCTACTTATTTGTGCTCATTCCAGGCATATTCAAATTGAAGATTTAGCGTCAATGCTCATAGTAGGTGTAGATGCAAAGGAAGAAAATGTTATCAATGCAGAAAGGGTCTTTACTTAAGTATTTATAATGATGAAAGAATGAAAGATAGTCAACTATGAGATCTTAGGCACACTAAATATAGCAAGCATAGGTAAAAGACTAGAAGAGAATGGAAATAGGAAAATGCAATCTATGACATATCATTTATGAAACATAACACTGTTAAGAGTGTAGTATTATGATGAGATGAAAAAGAGAACAGGTTTTCAGTCTCACAGCCTAAATAAAGTACTAAACAAGGCAATAACTGCTTTAAAGGAAAAACTCAAGGCTTGAACGACACACCAAACTGGCGCCAAAGGCATGAAACAGAGGCAGCACGGACCACATCAGCTGGATCATCCAAACGCATCAGAATGTTCAGAGTCATGTCAGTTTCAAGCCATTGCACAAAATCAACATGCGTCTCCATACCAAAGCAAATCTAATCAAAAGTTCCAAACCCTGATTCATCACAAAATACATAATTCATGCAATCagcaaaattatttatattgaaaaagaTAGAGAGGAAGTAAGTAAAATAGATAAAACTAAAGCCAGTTTATATTTGTTCTTGGGCCTACTGAAAGGCTCACGAGAATGGCTTCGCTTAAGCTGCTTTCAAGGAATGAAACTCCCGCATCAAGTCAAAACACACATAAAAATTCTCATCCTTCATATATTAACCAATTTTCCAATTCAAAAACACCAagatgaaaaatctggaaaccATCT belongs to Solanum stenotomum isolate F172 chromosome 1, ASM1918654v1, whole genome shotgun sequence and includes:
- the LOC125863195 gene encoding peroxisomal membrane protein 11C, whose protein sequence is MSALDAARAELALAVLYLNKAEARDKICRAIQYGSKFLSNGEPGTAQNVDKSTSLARKVFRLFKFINDLHGLISPPAPGTPLPLILLGKSKNALLSTFLFLDQFVWLGRTGIYKNKERTELLGRISLFCWMGSSICTTLVEIGEIGRLSASMKKLEKELKNSDKYKNEQYRIKLQKSNERSLALIKAGIDIVVAVGLLQLAPKKVTPRVTGAFGFVSSLISCYQLLPAPPKAKTS
- the LOC125863124 gene encoding F-box protein At4g00755-like, whose translation is METHVDFVQWLETDMTLNILMRLDDPADVVRAASVSCLWRQFVATNGISKQLCLRKFPQLSSITRITEPDLRVAERKVESSNSSWEALKRDHNVYASLLQDIETSNSRSSDCMGHAVRASSTDRYPFEGIVNTLAPSDRYGIGPSYWSSIGHSDPNAPETLIYKLKADLCCISEINLQPFEVYFHRGRPIYSAKSVRFRLGHLKSSREKSYLLHFPQLQPADDKFIWTYTSEEFQMRQENRLQQFKLPKPVLCIGGYLQIELLGRAQRCDIDNLFYICINYVKVRGRPLSPAFGVQNIELSGDFVLEYKRGFL